Proteins co-encoded in one Malus domestica chromosome 09, GDT2T_hap1 genomic window:
- the LOC108174016 gene encoding uncharacterized protein isoform X2 — MRRLKFLALKHVKLTGSYKHLSKELSSLLWIGFPFEAIPADFDPRNLVYLGLWDSKLVRIWEDSNLVLYLRHCTNLQAIPDLPNSLQTLKASYCTALEIMSDFSKMSKMRKLELKDCRNLKDIPNLENSLDNMYSIHMEGCTSLTDTFKENLRTKNAFGGIFLSGNDIPNWLAYVAGEDKTVKFEVPPSTDYIGGLALGIVYSSDNSDSTGYLYIDVVNRTQRTNFRIRTIKATITAFHKNYLWLGNLSNKKLNLKGGDIVLVKAEFYGGYNRIKVNKTGVDIVKWNLSNGLTNWEDYETISYKSNEDIDDDTKLSYRHVFLCYKTPEAWPWHIEGSESNPLPKFFASALKARKNDITVKTLLTIIEGREGTEFSNGNVLIFPQMIKYRGLKESNVDNFIDDVLVNDKPWASGVQEPLTGPHVFICAHMSQNEWNRYRARVLIDKFKEEAELRGLTDQVFVTACSHIGGHKYAGKLMIYSRDSDGSMTCHWYPFVTPFDVAKSLDKHIGKRKITERLWRGQIGASFDEAEKSNDQKLPNGGENKKIKKPQENGNQRGTKRKRECRLGKGEIIERHRRGQTRASSDEAEEINDRELPNGEKKKKIEEKRCYQGANSNGSTCCKEVSLEQNHCSKNWPRRRLYGAGRWSPALILGKAFGKIVWKLSGPRRRARRHLGNPRQFF; from the exons ATGCGACGTCTGAAATTTCTCGCGCTGAAACATGTAAAGCTGACTGGAAGCTACAAACATCTTTCCAAGGAGTTAAGTTCCTTGCTTTGGATTGGATTTCCTTTTGAAGCCATACCAGCAGATTTTGATCCAAGAAACCTGGTTTATTTAGGCCTGTGGGACAGCAAGCTTGTACGAATTTGGGAGGATTCGAACCTG GTTTTATATCTACGTCATTGCACAAACCTTCAGGCAATCCCAGATTTGCCGAACAGTTTGCAAACATTGAAAGCGAGTTACTGCACTGCACTGGAAATAATGTCCGACTTTTCAAAGATGTCAAAAATGAGGAAATTGGAACTGAAAGACTGCCGCAACCTCAAAGATATTCCAAACTTGGAGAACTCATTGGACAACATGTATTCAATTCATATGGAAGGGTGTACCAGTCTCACTGATACTTTTAAGGAGAACCTCCGAACG AAAAATGCATTTGGTGGAATTTTTCTCTCCGGAAATGATATTCCTAACTGGTTAGCCTATGTCGCCGGAGAGGATAAAACTGTCAAATTTGAAGTGCCGCCAAGTACTGATTATATAGGAGGGTTGGCTTTGGGCATCGTTTATTCTTCAGACAACTCCGACTCTACCGGGTATCTATACATTGATGTTGTTAATCGTACCCAGCGAACTAATTTTCGCATCCGGACAATTAAGGCCACCATAACTGCTTTCCATAAAAATTATCTTTGGTTGGGAAATCTTTCAAACAAGAAGCTCAATCTGAAAGGCGGCGACATTGTTCTTGTAAAAGCAGAATTTTATGGAGGATATAATAGAATTAAGGTGAACAAAACAGGAGTGGATATTGTAAAATGGAATTTGTCTAATGGTCTTACTAATTGGGAGGACTATGAGACTATATCATATAAGTCTAATGAAGACATTGATGACGATACAAAGTTGAGCTATCGCCACGTTTTCCTCTGCTACAAGACCCCCGAGGCCTGGCCATGGCACATTGAAGGCTCCGAGTCCAATCCACTCCCTAAGTTCTTTGCATCCGCTCTCAAAGCTCGCAAGAACGACATAACCGTTAAG ACGTTGCTGACAATAATTGAAGGACGCGAAGGAACTGAGTTTTCCAATGGCAATGTATTGATTTTCCCACAAATGATCAAATACAG GGGCTTGAAAGAGTCAAATGTGGACAACTTTATTGATGATGTCCTTGTGAATGACAAACCATGGGCTTCTGGAGTGCAAGAGCCGTTGACTGGCCCCCATGTATTCATATGCGCACATATGAGTCAAAATGAATGGAATCGTTATCGTGCACGTGTTCTCATTGATAAGTTCAAAGAGGAGGCTGAGCTGCGAGGATTGACGGATCAGGTATTTGTTACTGCTTGCTCTCACATTGGAGGCCACAAGTATGCTGGAAAACTCATGATCTACAGCCGAGATTCAGATGGAAGCATGACATGCCATTG GTATCCCTTCGTCACTCCTTTTGACGTGGCGAAATCACTTGATAAGCATATTGGGAAGAGAAAGATTACAGAACGACTTTGGAG GGGCCAAATCGGAGCATCTTTTGATGAAGCTGAAAAATCTAATGACCAGAAGCTTCCAAATGGAGgagaaaataagaaaatcaAGAAGCCCCAAGAAAATGGCAATCAGAGGGGGACGAAGCGGAAGCGAGAATGTCGGCTTGGGAAGGGAGAGATTATAGAACGACATCGGAG GGGCCAAACTAGAGCATCTTCCGATGAAGCTGAAGAAATTAATGATCGAGAGCTTCcaaatggagaaaaaaaaaagaaaatcgaGGAGAAGCGTTGTTACCAGGGTGCTAATAGTAATGGATCTACATGCTGCAAAGAAGTAAGTTTGGAGCAGaaccattgttctaaaaattggCCTAGGCGACGCCTATATGGCGCTGGGCGGTGGAGCCCCGCCCTTATTTTGGGCAAGGCGTTTGGAAAAATCGTCTGGAAGCTAAGCGGGCCTAGGCGGAGAGCTAGGCGGCACCTAGGCAATCCTAGGcagtttttttaa
- the LOC108169235 gene encoding disease resistance protein RUN1 produces the protein MDTTSSAHGAGSAASSSSSQSSNRWKYEVFLSFRGDDTRTTFTDHLFIALRNAGIKTFIDNQLTRGENIQSELDQEIEGSRIAVIIFSKRYAESRWCLRELSKIMRCLKDQEGKIVCPIFYDVDPSQVRKQKDSFGEAFQKHEKDEDPNEVKQWREDLKASADLGGWNLKTTADGREGVFIKKIVGDVKGLLKTTDFKEAKHSVGMTFRVQKFSTNYLDVGGSPNVQIIGIWGMGGIGKSTLAKAVCSNYQHSFSRQCYLEDVRSKKKEMVSLQEQLLRDILKQPDIKVSSVAEGTEEIKKRLGSMKVLVVVDDIDDADQLDELAIEHESFGPGSRIIITTRDEQVLNIQKVDKKYMA, from the exons ATGGATACCACCAGCTCCGCCCATGGAGCTGGCTCTGCCGCCTCTTCGTCTTCCTCGCAGAGCTCAAACCGCTGGAAGTACGAGGTGTTCCTGAGCTTCAGAGGAGACGACACGCGCACTACCTTCACAGACCACCTCTTCATTGCGTTACGCAATGCCGGAATTAAGACGTTTATAGACAACCAGCTCACAAGGGGGGAAAACATACAGAGTGAACTTGACCAAGAAATCGAAGGGTCGAGAATTGCCGTCATCATCTTCTCGAAGAGGTACGCGGAGTCCCGGTGGTGCCTGAGGGAGCTGTCGAAGATCATGAGGTGCCTAAAAGATCAAGAGGGGAAAATAGTATGTCCAATATTCTACGACGTTGACCCTTCTCAAGTCAGGAAACAGAAAGATAGTTTTGGGGAAGCATTTCAGAAGCATGAAAAGGATGAAGATCCAAATGAGGTCAAGCAGTGGAGAGAGGATCTTAAGGCTTCTGCAGATTTGGGCGGCTGGAACCTCAAAACCACGGCCGACGG GCGTGAAGGAGTGTTTATCAAGAAAATTGTTGGGGATGTCAAGGGACTACTGAAAACCACAGACTTTAAAGAAGCCAAGCACTCAGTTGGAATGACTTTTCGCGTGCAAAAATTCAGTACTAATTACTTAGACGTTGGAGGTTCACCTAATGTTCAAATAATTGGAATTTGGGGTATGGGCGGTATAGGTAAATCAACGCTTGCCAAAGCTGTTTGTAGCAATTATCAGCATAGTTTTAGTCGTCAATGTTACCTTGAAGATGTGAGGAGTAAAAAGAAAGAGATGGTTAGTCTGCAAGAACAACTTCTTCGAGATATTTTAAAACAGCCTGACATTAAGGTAAGCAGTGTTGCCGAAGGGACCGaagagatcaagaaaagactTGGAAGCATGAAGGTACTTGTCGTGGTTGATGACATAGATGATGCAGACCAATTAGATGAATTGGCAATAGAACATGAATCGTTTGGTCCAGGGAGCAGAATTATTATAACAACAAGAGATGAACAAGTGCTGAATATACAAAAGGTGGATAAAAAATATATGGCATAA
- the LOC103411322 gene encoding altered inheritance of mitochondria protein 32-like produces MNYKSNPTRSFPRVSIPIFRNPIVRRMHIAHLHPYRHRRSLLNLLIISTPTTTQQRSFPLIFSLSSFSTSTPAKPLLPPLRALAMASDGLSAAVTAAEDEKFGFKRSEMFKEKLAGTVNAYDRHVFLCYKTPEAWPSRVEGSESDPLPKFFASALKARKNDIAVKTLLTVIEGREGTEFSDGDVLIFPQMIKCRGLKESDVDSFVDDVLVNDKPWASGVQEALTGSHVFVCAHGSRDKRCGVCGPVLIDKFKEEAELRGLTNQVFVTACSHIGGHKYAGNLIIYSPGSDGSITGHWYGYVTPDDVPELLDQHIGKGEIIERLWRGQMGVSSDEAEKMNDMKLSNGGESKKIQEKPQENGNQIQKNENFSGCCQGANSNGFTCCKEVSLEQNGGSEKKKLKETRESCARKDALGKLSSLIGNWEQSDVLAAAAMVGAVATVAVAYSFYRRSG; encoded by the exons ATGAACTACAAATCAAATCCCACGCGCTCATTCCCACGCGTTTCGATTCCGATCTTCAGAAACCCCATCGTGCGCCGTATGCACATTGCGCACCTACACCCATACCGACACCGCCGTTCGCTCCTCAACCTCCTCATTATATCAACTCCAACAACCACACAACAACGCTCCTTCCCTCTCATCTTTTCCCTCTCATCgttttcaacttcaaccccgGCTAAGCCCCTCCTTCCTCCTCTCCGAGCCCTAGCAATGGCCTCCGACGGCCTCTCTGCCGCCGTCACGGCCGCCGAAGACGAGAAGTTCGGTTTCAAGAGATCGGAGATGTTCAAGGAAAAACTTGCCGGTACCGTCAACGCCTACGACCGCCACGTCTTCCTCTGCTACAAGACCCCCGAGGCCTGGCCGTCGCGCGTCGAAGGCTCTGAGTCCGATCCGCTCCCTAAGTTCTTCGCCTCCGCTCTCAAAGCTCGCAAGAACGACATCGCCGTTAAG ACGTTGCTGACAGTAATTGAAGGACGCGAAGGAACTGAGTTTTCCGACGGCGATGTGTTGATTTTCCCACAAATGATCAAATGCAG GGGCTTGAAAGAGTCGGATGTGGACAGCTTTGTTGATGATGTCCTTGTGAATGACAAACCATGGGCTTCCGGAGTGCAAGAGGCGTTGACTGGCTCCCATGTATTTGTATGTGCACATGGTAGTCGAGATAAAAGATGCGGTGTTTGTGGACCTGTTCTCATTGATAAGTTCAAAGAGGAGGCTGAGCTGCGAGGATTGACGAATCAGGTATTTGTTACTGCTTGCTCTCACATTGGAGGCCACAAATATGCTGGAAACTTGATTATCTACAGCCCAGGTTCAGATGGAAGCATAACAGGCCATTG GTATGGCTATGTCACTCCTGATGATGTGCCAGAATTGCTTGATCAGCATATTGGGAAGGGAGAGATCATCGAACGACTTTGGAG GGGCCAAATGGGAGTATCTTCTGATGAAGCTGAAAAAATGAATGACATGAAGCTTTCAAATGGAGGAGAAAGTAAGAAAATCCAGGAGAAGCCCCAAGAAAACGGCAATCAGATTCAGAAAAACGAGAACTTTTCGGGCTGTTGCCAAGGTGCTAATAGTAATGGATTTACATGCTGCAAAGAAGTAAGTTTGGAGCAGAATGGTGGAAGTGAGAAAAAGAAGCTGAAAGAAACCAGAGAGTCGTGTGCCAGGAAGGATGCCTTAGGGAAGCTGTCAAGCTTGATTGGGAACTGGGAACAAAGCGATGTTCTTGCAGCTGCTGCCATGGTTGGAGCAGTGGCAACAGTGGCCGTGGCCTATAGCTTTTATAGAAGGTCAGGCTGA
- the LOC108174016 gene encoding uncharacterized protein isoform X1 translates to MRRLKFLALKHVKLTGSYKHLSKELSSLLWIGFPFEAIPADFDPRNLVYLGLWDSKLVRIWEDSNLLPKKLKRLTLGNCHNLTELPDFSKLPHLRNLTIKGCKGLCGGYHFLAQLKMIERLILRDCNITDGAVLESLGRLSSLTELDLGGNGFNRLPILSGLSHLQVLYLRHCTNLQAIPDLPNSLQTLKASYCTALEIMSDFSKMSKMRKLELKDCRNLKDIPNLENSLDNMYSIHMEGCTSLTDTFKENLRTKNAFGGIFLSGNDIPNWLAYVAGEDKTVKFEVPPSTDYIGGLALGIVYSSDNSDSTGYLYIDVVNRTQRTNFRIRTIKATITAFHKNYLWLGNLSNKKLNLKGGDIVLVKAEFYGGYNRIKVNKTGVDIVKWNLSNGLTNWEDYETISYKSNEDIDDDTKLSYRHVFLCYKTPEAWPWHIEGSESNPLPKFFASALKARKNDITVKTLLTIIEGREGTEFSNGNVLIFPQMIKYRGLKESNVDNFIDDVLVNDKPWASGVQEPLTGPHVFICAHMSQNEWNRYRARVLIDKFKEEAELRGLTDQVFVTACSHIGGHKYAGKLMIYSRDSDGSMTCHWYPFVTPFDVAKSLDKHIGKRKITERLWRGQIGASFDEAEKSNDQKLPNGGENKKIKKPQENGNQRGTKRKRECRLGKGEIIERHRRGQTRASSDEAEEINDRELPNGEKKKKIEEKRCYQGANSNGSTCCKEVSLEQNHCSKNWPRRRLYGAGRWSPALILGKAFGKIVWKLSGPRRRARRHLGNPRQFF, encoded by the exons ATGCGACGTCTGAAATTTCTCGCGCTGAAACATGTAAAGCTGACTGGAAGCTACAAACATCTTTCCAAGGAGTTAAGTTCCTTGCTTTGGATTGGATTTCCTTTTGAAGCCATACCAGCAGATTTTGATCCAAGAAACCTGGTTTATTTAGGCCTGTGGGACAGCAAGCTTGTACGAATTTGGGAGGATTCGAACCTG TTGCCTAAGAAGTTGAAGCGTCTCACTCTTGGAAACTGCCATAACCTGACTGAATTACCAGACTTTTCAAAACTCCCACATCTTCGGAACTTGACCATCAAAGGCTGTAAGGGTTTGTGTGGGGGTTACCATTTTTTAGCACAACTGAAGATGATCGAGAGATTAATTCTCAGAGACTGCAATATAACAGATGGTGCCGTTCTCGAAAGCCTTGGGCGCCTATCTTCTTTAACAGAATTAGATCTAGGTGGGAATGGTTTTAATAGGCTACCCATTCTCAGTGGCCTTTCTCATCTTCAGGTTTTATATCTACGTCATTGCACAAACCTTCAGGCAATCCCAGATTTGCCGAACAGTTTGCAAACATTGAAAGCGAGTTACTGCACTGCACTGGAAATAATGTCCGACTTTTCAAAGATGTCAAAAATGAGGAAATTGGAACTGAAAGACTGCCGCAACCTCAAAGATATTCCAAACTTGGAGAACTCATTGGACAACATGTATTCAATTCATATGGAAGGGTGTACCAGTCTCACTGATACTTTTAAGGAGAACCTCCGAACG AAAAATGCATTTGGTGGAATTTTTCTCTCCGGAAATGATATTCCTAACTGGTTAGCCTATGTCGCCGGAGAGGATAAAACTGTCAAATTTGAAGTGCCGCCAAGTACTGATTATATAGGAGGGTTGGCTTTGGGCATCGTTTATTCTTCAGACAACTCCGACTCTACCGGGTATCTATACATTGATGTTGTTAATCGTACCCAGCGAACTAATTTTCGCATCCGGACAATTAAGGCCACCATAACTGCTTTCCATAAAAATTATCTTTGGTTGGGAAATCTTTCAAACAAGAAGCTCAATCTGAAAGGCGGCGACATTGTTCTTGTAAAAGCAGAATTTTATGGAGGATATAATAGAATTAAGGTGAACAAAACAGGAGTGGATATTGTAAAATGGAATTTGTCTAATGGTCTTACTAATTGGGAGGACTATGAGACTATATCATATAAGTCTAATGAAGACATTGATGACGATACAAAGTTGAGCTATCGCCACGTTTTCCTCTGCTACAAGACCCCCGAGGCCTGGCCATGGCACATTGAAGGCTCCGAGTCCAATCCACTCCCTAAGTTCTTTGCATCCGCTCTCAAAGCTCGCAAGAACGACATAACCGTTAAG ACGTTGCTGACAATAATTGAAGGACGCGAAGGAACTGAGTTTTCCAATGGCAATGTATTGATTTTCCCACAAATGATCAAATACAG GGGCTTGAAAGAGTCAAATGTGGACAACTTTATTGATGATGTCCTTGTGAATGACAAACCATGGGCTTCTGGAGTGCAAGAGCCGTTGACTGGCCCCCATGTATTCATATGCGCACATATGAGTCAAAATGAATGGAATCGTTATCGTGCACGTGTTCTCATTGATAAGTTCAAAGAGGAGGCTGAGCTGCGAGGATTGACGGATCAGGTATTTGTTACTGCTTGCTCTCACATTGGAGGCCACAAGTATGCTGGAAAACTCATGATCTACAGCCGAGATTCAGATGGAAGCATGACATGCCATTG GTATCCCTTCGTCACTCCTTTTGACGTGGCGAAATCACTTGATAAGCATATTGGGAAGAGAAAGATTACAGAACGACTTTGGAG GGGCCAAATCGGAGCATCTTTTGATGAAGCTGAAAAATCTAATGACCAGAAGCTTCCAAATGGAGgagaaaataagaaaatcaAGAAGCCCCAAGAAAATGGCAATCAGAGGGGGACGAAGCGGAAGCGAGAATGTCGGCTTGGGAAGGGAGAGATTATAGAACGACATCGGAG GGGCCAAACTAGAGCATCTTCCGATGAAGCTGAAGAAATTAATGATCGAGAGCTTCcaaatggagaaaaaaaaaagaaaatcgaGGAGAAGCGTTGTTACCAGGGTGCTAATAGTAATGGATCTACATGCTGCAAAGAAGTAAGTTTGGAGCAGaaccattgttctaaaaattggCCTAGGCGACGCCTATATGGCGCTGGGCGGTGGAGCCCCGCCCTTATTTTGGGCAAGGCGTTTGGAAAAATCGTCTGGAAGCTAAGCGGGCCTAGGCGGAGAGCTAGGCGGCACCTAGGCAATCCTAGGcagtttttttaa
- the LOC103411323 gene encoding protein kinase PVPK-1-like, giving the protein MGSLVDGVNSLPKFRYSAPPEVGKNPPSTTGTPRPSQPSSPKQSRSEGVSSPSCVTAHTYSVKTDSYSNGSVNNQKNPNKATNHNMQQEEFLHMGKHYHNSNKGTLEHGGPNDVLNKSAKTSYLNKVSVLEAKSSVKHPVNDCDSSRYMESRNHGLVPYKGVAGQTNSHLISHCASPQNSLYSASLYCEAKQSFTNTEVSECINSVEKSVESSEVTNSRDLIESRTTSIYRGSTGSDVSDESSSSSLSNAMYKPHKANNISWEAVQAARSHHDGTLGKEHFKLLRTLGCGDIGSVYLAELIGTKTYFAMKVMDKALLASRKKLLRAQTEREILQSLDHPFLPTLYTHFETEKVSCLVMEFCPGGDLHALRQKQPGIGKHFSEHAARFYVSEVLLALEYLHMLGIIYRDLKPENVLVREDGHIMLSDFDLSLRCTVSPTLVRSSNLSLETKKSAYCVQPACIQPTCVMQPDCITPTCFGPRFFKGKPKKDKKIKVKNDNDVYNQVSPLPELVAEPTSARSMSFVGTHEYLAPEIIKGEGHGSAVDWWTFGIFLYELLFGRTPFKGHGNRATLFNVVGQPLRFPESPSVSFAARDLIRGLLVKEPQHRLAYRRGATEVKQHPFFQSVNWALIRCTTPPQVPKHYILETPDTPKEPMNGKMPGVDLKPSGNYLEIDFF; this is encoded by the exons ATGGGGTCACTGGTTGATGGGGTTAATTCTTTGCCGAAATTTCGCTATTCTGCACCGCCTGAGGTAGGCAAGAACCCTCCTTCCACAACTGGGACTCCTCGTCCTTCTCAGCCCTCATCTCCAAAACAATCAAGAAGCGAAGGGGTTTCGTCGCCATCCTGCGTGACTGCGCATACTTATTCGGTGAAGACAGACAGCTACTCAAATGGTTCTGTAAATAATCAaaagaaccccaacaaggcaaCTAATCATAACATGCAGCAGGAAGAGTTTCTTCATATGGGGAAACACTACCACAATTCGAATAAAGGAACACTTGAGCATGGAGGCCCAAATGATGTTCTTAACAAATCAGCCAAAACTTCTTATCTGAACAAGGTTTCCGTGCTGGAAGCAAAATCAAGCGTCAAGCATCCGGTTAATGATTGTGATTCGAGTAGATATATGGAATCTAGAAATCACGGTTTGGTTCCTTATAAAGGAGTAGCCGGGCAGACAAATAGCCACCTCATTTCTCACTGTGCAAGCCCTCAGAACAGTTTATATTCTGCCTCTCTATATTGTGAAGCCAAGCAGAGTTTCACCAATACAGAAGTCAGTGAATGTATCAACAGTGTGGAGAAGTCTGTTGAAAGCAGTGAAGTTACTAATTCCCGTGATCTTATTGAGAGCAGGACGACCAGCATCTATAGAGGCAGCACTGGCAGCGATGTTAGCGATGAGAGCAGCTCCAGTAGTTTGAGCAATGCCATGTACAAGCCCCACAAGGCAAATAATATTAGTTGGGAAGCGGTGCAAGCTGCACGATCTCATCATGATGGAACACTGGGTAAGGAGCATTTCAAGTTGCTGAGGACACTGGGATGTGGAGATATAGGCAGCGTTTATTTGGCTGAACTAATTGGCACTAAAACTTATTTCGCCATGAAGGTTATGGATAAAGCATTACTGGCAAGTAGGAAAAAACTTCTTAGGGCTCAGACAGAGAGGGAAATACTGCAATCTCTGGATCATCCTTTCCTGCCAACATTGTATACACACTTTGAGACGGAGAAGGTATCTTGTTTGGTGATGGAGTTTTGTCCCGGGGGTGATCTGCATGCACTCAGACAAAAACAACCTGGGATTGGGAAGCATTTTTCGGAGCATGCTGCTAG GTTTTATGTGTCTGAAGTTCTTCTTGCCTTGGAATATTTGCATATGCTCGGGATCATTTACAGAGACCTTAAACCAGAGAATGTTTTAGTGAGGGAAGATGGACATATAATGCTTTCAGATTTCGACCTTTCTTTAAGATGCACCGTTTCCCCCACCCTGGTAAGATCTTCAAACTTAAGCTTGGAGACAAAGAAATCAGCATATTGTGTTCAGCCTGCATGCATCCAGCCGACTTGTGTAATGCAGCCGGATTGCATTACGCCCACATGTTTTGGTCCACGCTTTTTCAAGGGCAAACCCAAGAAAGATAAAAAGATCAAAGTGAAGAATGATAATGATGTATACAATCAAGTGAGCCCTCTCCCTGAGCTCGTTGCAGAACCGACAAGTGCTAGATCAATGTCCTTTGTGGGAACACACGAGTACTTGGCGCCTGAAATCATTAAAGGTGAAGGCCATGGCAGCGCTGTGGATTGGTGGACCTTTGGGATCTTTCTCTACGAGCTTTTGTTCGGAAGAACTCCATTCAAGGGGCACGGAAATCGGGCTACTTTGTTTAATGTGGTTGGCCAGCCTTTAAGATTTCCAGAGTCACCTTCTGTCAGCTTTGCAGCCAGGGACTTGATCAGAGGTTTACTTGTCAAGGAGCCACAGCATCGTCTTGCGTATAGGCGGGGAGCAACAGAAGTTAAACAACATCCGTTTTTCCAAAGCGTGAATTGGGCACTGATTCGCTGTACAACTCCACCCCAGGTGCCAAAGCACTACATATTGGAGACTCCTGATACCCCGAAAGAACCCATGAACGGGAAGATGCCGGGCGTTGATTTGAAGCCTTCGGGTAATTATTTAGAGATTGATTTCTTTTGA